The stretch of DNA GGAAACCGCGGACAAGACACTGCTGATGCAGGATCTGTTGGCACGCGACGAGTTCATCCTTCGTCCCGGCGAGTCGCGTGAGATCGAGCGCAAGCTGAATGCGGATACGCAGGCCATCGGCTTCCTGGTCGGGTACCGGGAGCTGGGCAAAGCCACCTGGAGATCCGTCTACAAACTGCCGCCAGCCCCTGAAGCTGCGTGGTATCGCATGGCAATGCCGGCACGCAAGGTCAAGCTGCAAGTCTCGTTGGACCAGCAGACCACTACCATTTCCAAACCTGATTGAATCCATGAGCTGGTACAACAAGGTCGTCTGGAGCGAGGGCCTGTTCCTGCGCCCGCAACTCTTTCAGCAACAGGAGCGCTATCTGGAACACTACGCACACAAGCGTAGCGCCGCGCTCAGCCCGTTCTTCTGGGGCTTTCACCAATTCTCGATCGATGCCGAAGCGCTCTCGCTCGGCAAGCTGGTGGTAGCAAGCGCCGCCGGGATCTTCCAGGACGGCACGCCCTTTGATGCCCCTGCTCATACGGCAGTGCCGGCACCACTTGCGCTGCTGCCCGAGCACCTGAATCAGACCATCTATCTTGCGGTGCCGATTCGCACGCCAAACGCGGAAGAGATGAACTTCGGCGATGCCACGGACTCCCTGGCGCGTTACCGTGCCTTTGA from Cupriavidus taiwanensis encodes:
- the tssJ gene encoding type VI secretion system lipoprotein TssJ, which gives rise to MNRKAFSTGHRTARTVLLLGLVAASALGSACSSAPAQREQMKLDLAVTAKDTVNPDDKGRPSPVLVRVYELKTASAFENADYHSLETADKTLLMQDLLARDEFILRPGESREIERKLNADTQAIGFLVGYRELGKATWRSVYKLPPAPEAAWYRMAMPARKVKLQVSLDQQTTTISKPD